A segment of the Daphnia pulex isolate KAP4 chromosome 10, ASM2113471v1 genome:
CGGAGTGGTCTGAAGATCGGTGTATGAATCATTCGTAGAATTCACCGGTTCTTCTTCGTGACTGGCATCGAAAGTAGATGGAGCTGAAAGACTGCGGTCCAAGGACTTGTCGGGTTTGAATGCCTGGCTGTTGACCACACACGACAAATAGTTGAGGTCACTTTCATCGGCTAAGCGGATCTTGAGGACCTGGAACAGCCCATTGTCCGATATGAAGCGGCCAACAACCctaaagataaaagaaattatacaaactgacatttcaaaaatatttgttagtAATTACCTGACGCACTGTCCAATAGAAAAGATTGGCTGGCGATGCTCGGATGTGTAGACTACGCATTCCATCAGCTCTTTCACCAACGGTTCAGCGTTAGAATTCCACTGCTTCAAGTTGCAAAGGACAAACTGATCCTCAATTTTCAGTTTCTCATCCACCACATTGCTTCTTCCATCGATGATTCCTagtatttattaaaaattaaacggtACACATTGTTATTGGGTTTGGATTCAAAGGCTATTACCAACAGTCCCGTAGACAGGCGGAATCTTGTGGCGAGCTGAACGCCATTTGACGAGCTGTGGGATAGTACCGACTAGCGCACGGTCACGTTCAACTTTGCCCTTGTACGCAAATTCTTTCTTAATCACCTCCACCTGTGACTGTTGGGTCAGTTGCGTCTTGTTCGTTTGCATTTGATTcggttttccttttgtttctggtTGGaatttctgctgctgctgcttcaatGGAATCGTGTGGGGCTTCTTTTGTACAGGCTTATCTGTGCGGTGATTTGCTGGTTTCGGTGCTGGTAGCAAAGCCATTGGCTGATTCTGGCGACGAGGAACTTTAGCGAATCCATTGTTCTTCACATTTTTCTGAGACTGCTGGGAAGTTATTGATCCCGCATTGAAAGCAGTATTGGCGTTACCTGTTATTCAaagttcattttaattattattagttaaGTGCTATTTTAGATGTAATTGTGCTGAACCACGTTTTTGACTAGCTGCAACTTTTGGCTGTCGAACAACTTGGGGAGCAGTGGCTGCGGTCCTCTGTAGAAATCGAGCGGTGTGGTCGACCTGAGCAAATTGGGGTGGATAGTTGTTCTGGGAAATCATCTGAGATTGGGCAGCCCTCTCATTTAAATACTGGCTGTtgattttgaacgaaaaatagTAAAGGAAATGTCACACAATCTTATTAGCGTTCATACTGAATAATATATAGAATAACTTACAAGTAATCTGACTCTGTCCATGTCTGGGAGTTTAACTCCTGCATCGAATTCTGAACACCAAAGTAATTGGAAAACTCTTCATTCATGTACGGCTGCTGGTAATCCTCAGTATGGTGCTGGTAAACAGGTTGATACATTGGGGCTCTGTTGCTGCAAAAATCAGATTCACGTAACTTGCTGCCCAATTTCAAGTTAATCACCACTCATATTGTATGATTATTTATACCGAAAACTGATTCCTGGGGCTACATATCGATATGCGAGACCATGTggattgttattgttgttgggcATGTAGTTGAGATTAAGAACAGGACGTACCATTCTTGGTTGGGAATTTGCCATTCCTGGCATTCCCATTCTAACGTTAACGTTATCTAAACGAGCCATGAATTTATGAAATAACAATTCGTGAATAGAATAGACTTCATTCAACAAATACTTACTCTGCATATTccaattgttattatttcttttgaaaactatAAACACGACCTAACCGGCTAACCCGCCGAAAAACAACTACCACGTTGAAAAGCAgacagattttatttttacttctcaacccctttttttctcttcccccTTTTCGAACACGGACAAACATTGGCGACGGcgcaaatttttaaaaattaaaaattattattaacccactgattttttaattaaaattatttcttaatttggtgcttcaaacagaaaatgtaaacatttattttccgttCAGAGGCTAAGCCTAATATAACAGTCAGCCTTGTATTGGCAGATCCACTTTTTAGATAAAATATGTACAGGTCAACAAAACACACGGCGATTAGTATCCAGCATAGAAATAAGGGGTCTTGTACTGTTCGTAGGCAGAAACTTCCGTATGAGTGGGATCTCGCTCGAGCCCAACGTAATCGAGCTCCAACCTGAAAGGTCCGTTGATCTTGTCTGCAGCAGTAATGCCAAAACTTGTTATTCTATTGAGAGGAACAGCCTGCTGATGATCTTGAACACGACCTTTGCTGGTCATGAAAAATTTGGAGAATGGTATCTGCACACAAAAGAAGCATTAAATGATGTTCACATAGGGAAATATTTTGGAGAAAGCTTACTTTAGAGACCTGCCAATGAGGGCCACCTCTGGTGTATAGAGCAAAATGAAACTGATCATTCCAATTGATATCGAAATAGCCTGCAGAGCCTAAGTTAATCATGTAACTTCTTCCATCACCCCTAACTCTCAGAACAAGATGGGTATAGGCACTCCAGTCGTGGAAAGAATCACGCTTGAATGATTTCAGGGGTCGAATTGATTTTATGTTACAGTAGCCagcatttttaacttttccatCCTTGACTAGCTGTGTTGAAAGATTCCCACTGAAAAGTCCCTTGCCTACAGGACTGACACCAAATGAGCAGGTACTGTGACCTTCATTATGATCACTATCAGCCGTTACAACCCAATCATCAAAATTGGTATTTTGGTTAAAAAACCATTGGGCATCCACTTCCCCTAGAATAAATTACAGATGTCAtaacaacacaaataaaaaataactgaaaagGATTACCAGGAAGAGGCATTGCCATGATAGGATCCATCATAACCCCATCCTTGACTTCGGCAGTccaatttcttatttcctgTTTGAGCTCTTTCAAACCATCTCGTATGGACTCTCTGGTAGACGTCTTCTTCTGGGTTTTGTCTACATATCCGCTTTTTCTGTATTCGTGAAAAGATGTGGACGGTACAAATACTCCGGGAAAGTCCAGCCTAGTTTTATCAATGTAAAGTGCTAATAATATTCTTAGGAAACGAAACGTTACATTTTGCTTTTACCCTCGAACACACGTAGAAGGAACAAGTAATTTGTTTGCAATAAATCTGTGCATTTCGTTTTGCAATTTTCGGAGCACAAATAAATGTAAACAAGGTAAACATCGGCAGCTAGCGCAGCAGCTACGAAGTTGTCAAGCATTAAAgacaattaaatatttaaaataaaaatgattttctttcttcataaaattaccatgaagtaaattatttaatcGAATATATTTAAGAActttatgaaataaatataaatccgtgttttttccccccgcaACCCTGCCCCCACGAGTCCGTTGCTAGGGGTGATCAGAAAAATTAGTGAATAcattttatacacacacacacacggtgcTCTCGTATTGAAAACACTACGATCACATCTAATCAGAAAAGATATCTCGCGAGCCTTTTTGAGCGAACTATTCGCTGAATAAGAGATACATTTTTAATGATCAAAACAATTTGAGGGCCTTAAATTGCGGTGATAGAAATGAGCAATCGTGTAGTAGGACGGCCTCAGAGGATTTACTTACAGACACCGGAAAATGGCACACTTTTACTTGGGCTACAGGTATCACGCCGCGACCATTTCTTGAAATCCATTTTGTCTTTAAAATCTGCaagaatttaaatgaattttgtcACAActgtgtttttcatttaggaTTTCTCTGATAACAACAACCATTCAGAAGTCTGTATTGTACAAGGCCATGAGGTTTATGTCCTGGCTGATGGTGATGGCTCCAGTTGTGATGAAAGGAATGAATTGTGTCCGGTAAGCCATCTAGAACTTCGGGTTATTGAAGACGGGGATGGCGAGGATGGCCACAAGGGTCCTACTCAGGATGAAGAACTAACTTCACTCTCTTGGCTACAAAACACCAATCTCCTTCAGAGTatgtttattttccttttacaaTTGGGAATCTTCAATAATATACAGAATTTATCCAGGCATCAACCTGAAAGCAGCAGCTGAacagaagaaaattattttggagAAGAAACCGTCAGCAGTTGTTAAGCCAATTGAACCTGCAAATCTTCCACTAGAGAGTGATGAAACTGAAAGCAGTTGGGATGGTAGCAATCTCAGTTACACGGATGTTTCCCCATCTCAGTCGTCACAACCGCTAAACCAGGCAGCATTGCAGCATTCGAATAACGGCGACGAATCCTCCAGCAAGCCACCCCACTCCTTCTCTACCTTAATATTTTTAGCCATAGAATCATCGTCCACCAAAGCCCTGCCTGTTCGTGATATCTACTCGTGGATAACTCAACATTTTCCTTATTATCGAAGTGCACCACTCGGTTGGAAAAATTCTGTACGACATAATTTATCGCTCAACAAATGTTTCTATAAAGTCGAGTGTGGtctggtgagttttttttaaatgattgaaCATTATATTTTAGTGCAACTAACttgattttattctttataaACAGAATTTGAGTAAAGGATCGTTTTGGATGGTTGATCCTCTGCATCGACCCCAATTGATTCAGTCTCTTTGCAAAGTTTCCTACATCAAAGCAGACCTGATTCAAGAACTGATGAAAGAAACAACTCCACCTGTCAATTTGATAGCCAATTTGCCAATCAAGACAAAGGATCTTCCAGAGCTGCAAGAGAGCGCTGTTAAACAAACGTACAAAACAGTTTCtccgccttcttcttcgtcgtcgtcctccgTTCGTTCAAGCGCTAATCTGCCTGATCCTAAACTCTTCCCCTTTCTGAGTCGTCGTCTAGCCTTCAACACGATAGCAGATCCTGACGTAGAAGTGAACGCAGCCAAAGCCATGTTGTCGTTGGGACAAAGTCATCTCATGAACAATAACCATGTCGAATCAGATTGTGGAGGTATCAAATTCTGTTCATAATCTATTTTAAAACTGTAAGTAATTgccccttttcttttacaggAACCAACGAATCATCGAGTAGTCAATCGTCTCCTTCTGATGATCACACGTACAGTTTCAGTCCTCGGCCTGTTGCCAAACCCTTACCGCGAAAGCTTCATCCTCCTTTGAAAAGGGAACGGCCTATTGAACAGAAACTGGCCGAGCACGTTCCGGACATGGTTCGTGAACTTGAAATCAGTAGCACTGAAGCCGTCTCTAACGACAGTAGTCAATCTCCCAAGCCTGCCAAGCTAAATCGAGCTTCAGCTTCAGCTAAATCGACCAATACATCAAATGGACTTGGTCGTGGCAGAGGTCGAGGCCGTGGTCGTGGCAGGGGCCGCGCTAAATGTAGATAAAATCGGgcctttctttttaatttcactACCACACTCTATTCACTCTCTTTGGCACTCagcaatatttaaaataaaagataaatttaggttgaaaaatagttaaaagaagaaaaaaaatacgattcGGGAATGGTAGTCTAACGTTTGtgaatgtttgtttgatttatatCACTTGGACTCGGCCAACGCAGGGGTTTCTGTCGCGTTGTAATGAAGGATAAGCTGTCTTATCTTCCCTATGCATCAACCGTGCAGAAATAACATATGCGTCGCGTTTGAAAGTTTTGCGTGTTTTCCTGTTTTGGGCTTATATAGTTGGTTTTCGACTAGTCTTCCTTGTTATTACTTGATGAAAAATGCtccttattatatatacagAAATATACGATAGAGACATTTTGgccaatttaaaatattccaTTAAAGTTCACACAGGATTTAAATGAGAATGCGGTACATCAAGgtaaaaatctgtttttctttttattgcgcGTTAAATTGGTGTGTACACTAGCGCCAAGATGTTAAGAGTGTTCGGGCCGAAAACTTTTTAGCAGacgctttttgttttgttgcaaaaaaaagtctcacGTGTTTCAACTTTCCGTTGTTAAATTTcgagtatttattatttctttggaCGTTATCGTGTTAGATCATGTCAACAGGTACTTGTAAAGATAAACCAATGCCAAGTGGTCTTGGCAACTAAATGTCCGTATAGAATAATAGAActaaatttctttcatttttggtttcaagGTGCACTTGAGGACATGTACGAAATAGAAAGAGTACTTTCGTGGATTCAAGAActggatttgaaaaaaattgctttacaGTTCCCAGACGAACTGCTAAAAGATGCTCCTGATGTAGCACTTAAAATAGAGTTGTCTTCCAAAATCGAAGTCCACATTCTAGGCGATACCTCCTATGGCAGGTAAAATTATCTCATATTTTATCTTCATTTATTAAactggttatttttaaatggcaGTTGTTGTGCGGATGTTCAGGCTGCCTCCTGTCTTGGTGCAcaggtaattaaaaaataacagattCTCTATTGTAAGAAGCTCGATTAGCTATATTACAGCAGTTTTAGCTTATTGGGAATAGTGCAtttgtttcaaactttttaCATTATTGCAGGGTCTTATACATTTTGGACCAGCATGTCTATCTCAGCAAGAAAAACTACCAGTCCTGtacatttttgaaaaggttGTCATTGAAGTCAACCCATTCCTTACTGCAATTGCCACTGTTCTCCCAGAACAGGAAAATTATATAATTGCTTCTGATCTTAAATATAATCAGTCTACAGGtatgtttattttcttattcttcctaCTTTTGTACCAGATGAAAGTTTAAAATCATATCAATTTATTGCAGAAAGAATAGTGACTGAACTATTGGCACTCAAGAAAACTGTGTTGTATCTCGAACCAAATGTTGTTTCCCAACGTCTGCCATCAACAGAACATTTAACAGTATCGGGACGTTCGTGCCATCAGTTACTCCCACCCCAAACCCCACTGGAAAACTTTGTAGTGGTGTATATTGGAGAAGAAGGACTAACATTGACAAATCTTATGTTCGTCCTTAACAAGTGCACGTTCTATACTTACAATCCTATCGATagctctttaaaaaaagagtgcTTCAACGTGAATCAACAACTGCGAAGACGCTACTTCCTGACACAGAAAGCCAAAGATGCGCAATTAGTTGGTATCCTTGTGGCTACGCTAGGTGTGGCTGATCATTTAAAGATAATCGAACACATAAAAGTACTTGCCAAAAATGAAGGGAAAAAGTAAGTcgttttaaataataatcatttttgatttttcatatgTTCCGTCTCTGTCCATTGTTAACTTCTCATTGTTTTATGAATAGATGTTACACGTTCGTCGTAGGAAAGTTGAATCCAAACAAGTTAGCCAATTTTCCAGAAATTGATGTTTTTGTCGCAGTCGCATGTCCGGAGAATTCACTAATAAATGATAAAGAGTTTTATCGACCAGTCATCACACCATACGAATTTGAGGTAAACAGTGTTTTAGGAGATAGTTAAGCTTTCCTTAATATTTGTGTTGATGTTTCAGGTTGCCGTTAACAGTGCACGCTCTTGGACTGGAGATTACATTACAGATTTCAGGCAACTTCTCCCAGGTACTTCAGATGATTTAATTTCTGACCATTGGTATTTGTACTTCTTAATGaatattttgtaattctttttcatgTAAAGATGGGGGTGGTTTCGTACCACTCGAAAGCGTTCATAGAGAGCAAGAAACAGATGTTTCGCTCATCTCAGGACAATTAAATCGTGTTGGGTTGGACTGTAATGAAGAAAGTGTCTCCAATAGCTCTGGAGATATTTGTCTCAGGGATCAGAATCAAAGCGTACTTCCCGTCGGTAGTGCATTCCTGAAGCAGCGTGAATGGAGCGGTCTTGAGCCTCACGTTGGCGAAACCCCAGTTAGGATTGCTCACCTAGGAAGAAAAGGATTGGCTGCCAGCTATAGTGGTGAAGGCGAAAAGGTTATTAATCAAGACAACACTCTGGATAAATCTGAAGTGCCACAATGAAATGTAACTAATCATGGATTGTACAGATTTTCTAAGCTAAATCTAATTGATCCTATACATGTTGATTTTTTACATGACACTGTTATCATTTCGCATTCTATCACATTGAAAATAATTGGAGAGATTTTCTATTGAGGTGCAAAATTTGTGTGTGATCCGAATTAGGAGACGTTCACATACTACGCAGTAtagatttttaaacattttttactgaatttcgaccccctccctcccccctgtAGGTACTAGGTTGACCCTACTGACGTACCGTCTAAAATTGACGAAGACCTTGTCGTAACATGCTGGCGCTCCAGCTGAGACCAGGGGCATTTAGGAGCGGCGCAATTTGTGACGGTCTTAACATTCACTCTGCCGACGCATAAAGTTACGCGTCTTTTGTAGGAAATAACTCAAtgggaattttctttttaagttcAAGTTTCTAGATTGACAGACAGGAGCGCCACTCGTTCGCTGtcataaaacttttttaacttttttttattccacacCACATAAGTGAAATAActgaaatcttattttttaatttaaaaatttctcatATTCCTTCTAATAATCTTATgtttaagaaataagaaatgatcaaatttgtgtccaaaatggcccaatcagcgtacagcgttTTAAAGATGCTCTACGCTGATTGgccattttggacacaaaATTTGATGGCAACGCAGGATTTTAGACTGCTCCATACCTCATCCGGTTtctgtgaaacaaatgaaagccGATAACCGCTGCGGTATTTCTGTCTGCAAGCAACTGCGTCAATCTCGTTGGACGCCTCAGTTGTCAGTTCATGCTCAGTTATCAGAGGGGCGACGCCATTACTCAGGATGAGATTTACGGGTACcaaattatttcaacaaaacaataatttcaTTGTTGAATGCtcattttatcgtttttttttcttaatttttattttagtgcATTTGAGAAGAGAAAATCTCAGTCTAGGGGAAATTGAGGCAAGTAACTTGTACACACCCATAAAACCTTTGAAAAACGCCAGTTGCCGGAAATCTATCGTCATTGTTTGACGAGAATTTTCTCTTAATCAATACTTTTGCTGTTATTTTACAGGT
Coding sequences within it:
- the LOC124205370 gene encoding 2-(3-amino-3-carboxypropyl)histidine synthase subunit 2-like is translated as MSTGALEDMYEIERVLSWIQELDLKKIALQFPDELLKDAPDVALKIELSSKIEVHILGDTSYGSCCADVQAASCLGAQGLIHFGPACLSQQEKLPVLYIFEKVVIEVNPFLTAIATVLPEQENYIIASDLKYNQSTERIVTELLALKKTVLYLEPNVVSQRLPSTEHLTVSGRSCHQLLPPQTPLENFVVVYIGEEGLTLTNLMFVLNKCTFYTYNPIDSSLKKECFNVNQQLRRRYFLTQKAKDAQLVGILVATLGVADHLKIIEHIKVLAKNEGKKCYTFVVGKLNPNKLANFPEIDVFVAVACPENSLINDKEFYRPVITPYEFEVAVNSARSWTGDYITDFRQLLPDGGGFVPLESVHREQETDVSLISGQLNRVGLDCNEESVSNSSGDICLRDQNQSVLPVGSAFLKQREWSGLEPHVGETPVRIAHLGRKGLAASYSGEGEKVINQDNTLDKSEVPQ
- the LOC124205369 gene encoding forkhead box protein N3-like; its protein translation is MSNRVVGRPQRIYLQTPENGTLLLGLQDFSDNNNHSEVCIVQGHEVYVLADGDGSSCDERNELCPVSHLELRVIEDGDGEDGHKGPTQDEELTSLSWLQNTNLLQSINLKAAAEQKKIILEKKPSAVVKPIEPANLPLESDETESSWDGSNLSYTDVSPSQSSQPLNQAALQHSNNGDESSSKPPHSFSTLIFLAIESSSTKALPVRDIYSWITQHFPYYRSAPLGWKNSVRHNLSLNKCFYKVECGLNLSKGSFWMVDPLHRPQLIQSLCKVSYIKADLIQELMKETTPPVNLIANLPIKTKDLPELQESAVKQTYKTVSPPSSSSSSSVRSSANLPDPKLFPFLSRRLAFNTIADPDVEVNAAKAMLSLGQSHLMNNNHVESDCGGTNESSSSQSSPSDDHTYSFSPRPVAKPLPRKLHPPLKRERPIEQKLAEHVPDMVRELEISSTEAVSNDSSQSPKPAKLNRASASAKSTNTSNGLGRGRGRGRGRGRGRAKCR
- the LOC124205374 gene encoding uncharacterized protein LOC124205374 → MHRFIANKLLVPSTCVRGLDFPGVFVPSTSFHEYRKSGYVDKTQKKTSTRESIRDGLKELKQEIRNWTAEVKDGVMMDPIMAMPLPGEVDAQWFFNQNTNFDDWVVTADSDHNEGHSTCSFGVSPVGKGLFSGNLSTQLVKDGKVKNAGYCNIKSIRPLKSFKRDSFHDWSAYTHLVLRVRGDGRSYMINLGSAGYFDINWNDQFHFALYTRGGPHWQVSKIPFSKFFMTSKGRVQDHQQAVPLNRITSFGITAADKINGPFRLELDYVGLERDPTHTEVSAYEQYKTPYFYADNVNVRMGMPGMANSQPRMVRPVLNLNYMPNNNNNPHGLAYRYVAPGISFRNRAPMYQPVYQHHTEDYQQPYMNEEFSNYFGVQNSMQELNSQTWTESDYFQYLNERAAQSQMISQNNYPPQFAQVDHTARFLQRTAATAPQVVRQPKVAASQKRGNANTAFNAGSITSQQSQKNVKNNGFAKVPRRQNQPMALLPAPKPANHRTDKPVQKKPHTIPLKQQQQKFQPETKGKPNQMQTNKTQLTQQSQVEVIKKEFAYKGKVERDRALVGTIPQLVKWRSARHKIPPVYGTVGIIDGRSNVVDEKLKIEDQFVLCNLKQWNSNAEPLVKELMECVVYTSEHRQPIFSIGQCVRVVGRFISDNGLFQVLKIRLADESDLNYLSCVVNSQAFKPDKSLDRSLSAPSTFDASHEEEPVNSTNDSYTDLQTTPAPTADTDYLFQPY